atatctttCACCTTCAAAAACagatgaaaaaagaaatagaaataggaaattcattgatttatccacatatatttaatagttATTCGATAATTAAAGGTTCTCAATTTACAATAATTATTTGAGCTCCTTTAATGtatgtattatattttaattaaattattaacttttcTCAAATTTCCATTGTGTTTGTATACGTAAGTTGAATATTAATTAGACGGTGGCATTCCAAGATTATCTTATCATTAACTTCTATGCAAGGTATAAACAGTAGACAGTTATTTATCCTGATTACTTGGCCAATTCGCCAATGCAACATGTTCTTAACACCCTATTCGCATTGACCCAAGCGTGGTACTTATAAAACTGTTCAGTGGCATCAACCCCACTGCAAAAATTCTTCAGGATCTTGTCACCGCCGGGatgatattcaaaataattagTAATGCAATATACTTTACCCTTGATGATGCACCAACAATCATCAACTGTATTATGCTCAGCAACCATCTTCTCGCTGATTCTTAAAGGAGGCTTCACCATAAACAACGGTACTCCCTTCAAAACCTGCACCAATGTACTCTGATGGttgattttatatatatcatcgTCTTTGTTCGCCAAGTGTTTCTCCATTCCAGTGATAAGTTTACCCTTGACACCATCGCCCATCGTCAATGAACTCCAATCAAGAGCGCTACGGCCAGGCTTTAAAGCAACTTTCTTTCGGTAGCCTCCTGGGGCAATGGTACTGCAGCCAGCCTGCACATCACAAGGTAGGTCCTTCGAGGTAACTGATAACGTTCTTCCTGACGTAATTGGTTTGGGATTCTTggtaattaaaatttcacCCACATTATTGGGACTAGGTGCAAGCACGATTCGAGGCTTCCTGAAGTCACCTTCTCTTTGTATACTGATTCTTCTCTTTATTGGGTGATCTGACATTTCTCACTAGATCTATTATTGGTGGCCTGTCTCATATACTTCTCAAATACCTAATTTTGTGCCTAATGACCTTAGTTtgataaatacaaaataaGAAATTTGTAATGCGTCTTAAGTTTCTTGGGATAGGCAGTTAATAAATGCAATGCACCTTCAATATTGACTAGCATATACACTCTATCCTCCTGATTCTTTACATATAGTTCATGTGTGCAAACAATATCAATCCAAATCTTACCATTAAATATCTTAGAAATTTTGATTACTACACTGTCGGTGGAAAAGTTTCAGTCACGGTGTTATATGATTTCATGCGATGCGGTTTATCGAAAATGTAATAAGGACAAGGAAGGACATTCGTCGTTGCAGAATGTTGTCGGTTAAACGTATGAATTTGttactaataatatttattaaagtcATGTTATATATAGGTTTACAATCATAGTCAAAAGTGAGTGTGAGtatattgatattgttCTTATTTCAATGTCCATAGTTTAAACTTACAGCACACCAGGAGGTTTTTATTTGCGAAGTAAGTTACTACTTTAAGATGCACTAGGTTTCTCCCACGATGATTAGTTTTGTGTTCCAGCATTACTATTTTCAAGGTTTTTAGAACCTGTGCTTGAACTCTCTGCTGATCGATCGTGAGCACTCATAGTTTCATCAGTAGAACTAGAGGAAGGTCGATAAAATTTCCTTGTCATAGTTTTAACTAACTTTAATGGAACGTTATCGAATGCagatgattttttttatccTTCTCTTTATTACcttcaaaattttgaagGTCTTGGTTAGTAATTGGCAATGAATCATCAGGTTGCGTATCATTACCTGCGCGTACAATTCTTGTTATAGCTTTCTCTAAACGTGCACCGGGCCTGTTAGTTATAACGTTAGTTGTATTATTGCCTTGTTCATCAATATTCTGTCTAGCAGAATAGGCTGAAGTGTAATGGCTGATAGAAGGGGGAGGTCTAGGGGTAGTCCTGTCTACTGAGTCCATAACTGACTGATTAGAAGCACTGCGAAAGCCCGACTGGATCGTCTTCTCTCTCTCAAGTGGTTCTCCCATACCATACACCGGAAATAACCCTGCTGGAGAATTTACTTTTGTCTGAATTTTTGCTACTTTGGACATGTTTGTTCTTACTGACCTCACCGATGGCTTTGGTCGAATCGACGAGGTTTCACCGTGGTATATGCCAATTGATGGAGTATCTGTAGTAGATTGAGACGCGTAACTTGTAGACTCCAGCTCAGAATCAACGGATGTCACTGACTCAGTTTCATTATCCGTATTCGCAGCTATCGATGTTCTATCGGAGCGTACACTATGGTCTGTTTCCTCATTTAGTTCGTCATCGATCAGATTCTCAGTTGGCTTACTAACTTTGACCACTCTGGAGTCCATATTTACTTCGGGCTGTTCATCTCTTAAATCGTATTGTGGCAATCCCAAACCTTTATTATCTCtttcaacaacaataaGATGCAAATAAAATGGTATCACTATACCAAATGCTGATCCACCAATTATATTGCCTACTGCTCCAGGGATCAGTAGTTTCCATATATATTCTCCAACTGAGACTTTGGCTCCATTGTACATTCCAACAAAAACAACAGCCATGTCACCAACTGCATGTGTAAAACCGATGGTAATGAATGTGTAAATAGGTAAAACTAACACAATAAATTTCACATGAATTGGTTTAGCCATTATCTGTAAATAAACAGCTAAACACACCAAAAAATTACCGGCAATAGCTTTCagaaaagtttcaataaaGGAGAAAGATAGTTTTTGCTCTGCTATCTTCCTTGAAGCTGACCTCCATTCTGTTTGTTTTCCAATTCCAGACAGAAACccaaataaatatgaaacAAATAGAGAGCCTGCAATATTTCCTAACAGACTAACAAACcatgaaattaaaagatcATATATTGTGACTGCACGTCGCAGTAGTGCAACACTAAagtataatatatttgagtTAAATAAATCCACACCTGTTATGATAACATAATACAATGCTATGGCAAATGTAAAACCAGAAAACATATTGGGTATACCAGGGTTCTCCGAAAACAGTACTGGATTATCAGCATGTGCAGCCAAGAGTAATAAACCACCACAACTAAAGAAGATACCTCCCAATATTGAGTTTATAATGAGAACATCAATCGTTAATCTAGCTTTTTTCATTGCTGTAGCAACTATTGCTAGTGCAGCTTCATGTGGTGATAAGTAATTGGTATCGTCAGACATAATCTTTCTTGAACttgtaaaattattacTTCAAATATCATGGAATTAATACTTTAATATGAGATGAGATGCTTCGATGATTATCCTTCTAATTCGTAGTTATCTACCTATGAAGCAAAACGTGAAAACTTCTCAATACTAGAATCAATGAACAGATACCTTCAGCATATATATGAAACAGTATATTGGCAAcaattgtatataattCTTTCCTTTAAACGAACAATTCAGACAAtgtttattgttttatgTTCGACCTTTTTAATTGCTCTCTATCTTAAGCGCAGCAATAGCCTCAAATGTCTATTTAAAGGCATCGGAGATCTTTACTATGGCAAGTTTGATGATGAAGTTTATAAATGcagatttattataattgatGATGACGTGACTAATGGATTACAAAATTATGTATAtacttcaaataaatttgacaATGCTTGTCATTTAGTACTTGTTTACTATTGTCCAGACTGCGTCGCCCAATACCAGAGATCTACTTGAGATGGATTCTTTTGGAATCACCTGTATGCAGCAATATACCATTTCTATTAAAGTTGAGTCCAAAAGGACCATTTCTGTAATGCATATACCTTCTATCAGCATTTCCGACAAACTAATTAATGCACGTCTTGTGACAGGAGGGAATTTTTGATGGAGAACTACTTCAATAGATGGATGTTCGTTTAACTTTGTGCTGGAATCTGATCCTTGAATTCTGCTCAAATAAAGGCTCCGTAACAGCGTCGACTTATCTTTTAACGTAGTCCATAGTTCAATAAAACGTTTGGTaataaaatcttttgaatGAGTTATTATGACTTTAACACATTCACATGCAGCTTGGGTAATGGAAAAATCTGAATCGAGGACACAGGCTATAAGCACGTCCCATATTTTGGCAACTTGGGGAAGCAGGGAGTCATGCTGGGTATCTAGCATCGGAACAATCAGTTTAATTACTGACAATACCTGGATTTTTAATGGTTTTGAGGGATGTGTCAGTAATCTGTCTGAATAACCAATAATTTTCAGTAAGATTCTATAAGAATCACGAGGAATTGGAGAAATCCATTTTTCAGCATCATCCTCAGgattttcatttttacctccatctttcaattcctcttcaatattttcttccCCCTCTGACAATTCATCATCGCTGTCCGCTTCTCTTAACTTTGAGTCAAAATATTCTTGGAAATTTTTAGGTTCATCTAATCCATCGAATTCTTCTTCCTTAAGTGGATCCGTATCCTTATCTAAAACATATAGTATTTGCTGAACAGATGAGATTCCCCAAGGAGCATAAGCGCCAGTAACCAAATGTTCATTGCTCAATTTATGATTTTCTAAATTCGAATTCAGATACTCCTTTTT
The window above is part of the Tetrapisispora phaffii CBS 4417 chromosome 7, complete genome genome. Proteins encoded here:
- the IRC21 gene encoding Irc21p (similar to Saccharomyces cerevisiae YMR073C; ancestral locus Anc_2.536); protein product: MSDHPIKRRISIQREGDFRKPRIVLAPSPNNVGEILITKNPKPITSGRTLSVTSKDLPCDVQAGCSTIAPGGYRKKVALKPGRSALDWSSLTMGDGVKGKLITGMEKHLANKDDDIYKINHQSTLVQVLKGVPLFMVKPPLRISEKMVAEHNTVDDCWCIIKGKVYCITNYFEYHPGGDKILKNFCSGVDATEQFYKYHAWVNANRVLRTCCIGELAK
- the TPHA0G03560 gene encoding uncharacterized protein (similar to Saccharomyces cerevisiae YHL008C; ancestral locus Anc_2.540) translates to MSDDTNYLSPHEAALAIVATAMKKARLTIDVLIINSILGGIFFSCGGLLLLAAHADNPVLFSENPGIPNMFSGFTFAIALYYVIITGVDLFNSNILYFSVALLRRAVTIYDLLISWFVSLLGNIAGSLFVSYLFGFLSGIGKQTEWRSASRKIAEQKLSFSFIETFLKAIAGNFLVCLAVYLQIMAKPIHVKFIVLVLPIYTFITIGFTHAVGDMAVVFVGMYNGAKVSVGEYIWKLLIPGAVGNIIGGSAFGIVIPFYLHLIVVERDNKGLGLPQYDLRDEQPEVNMDSRVVKVSKPTENLIDDELNEETDHSVRSDRTSIAANTDNETESVTSVDSELESTSYASQSTTDTPSIGIYHGETSSIRPKPSVRSVRTNMSKVAKIQTKVNSPAGLFPVYGMGEPLEREKTIQSGFRSASNQSVMDSVDRTTPRPPPSISHYTSAYSARQNIDEQGNNTTNVITNRPGARLEKAITRIVRAGNDTQPDDSLPITNQDLQNFEGNKEKDKKNHLHSITFH